A genomic region of Desulfomicrobium macestii contains the following coding sequences:
- the queD gene encoding 6-carboxytetrahydropterin synthase QueD gives MTQGQWRLRVSSDFSSSHQLRHYEGKCENMHGHNFTVEVDVVGESLDQRLGILMDFKALKRLLKEVTDELDHKHLNDLPDFAEQNPSSELLARFVFRRMKDLLASYPVRLAEVMVSEKASSRAYYSEGSV, from the coding sequence ATGACACAAGGGCAATGGCGGCTTCGGGTGAGCTCGGATTTCAGCTCATCGCATCAGCTGCGGCATTACGAGGGCAAGTGCGAGAACATGCACGGCCACAATTTCACGGTGGAGGTCGATGTGGTCGGGGAGAGTCTCGACCAAAGGCTCGGCATCCTCATGGATTTCAAGGCGCTCAAGCGTCTGCTGAAAGAGGTGACCGACGAGCTCGACCACAAACATCTGAACGACCTGCCGGATTTTGCCGAGCAGAACCCGTCTTCCGAGCTGCTGGCCCGCTTCGTGTTCCGGCGCATGAAGGATCTGCTGGCCTCGTATCCGGTCCGTTTGGCCGAGGTCATGGTCTCGGAAAAAGCGAGCTCAAGGGCCTATTACTCGGAAGGATCGGTCTGA
- the dtd gene encoding D-aminoacyl-tRNA deacylase, with the protein MRAVLQRVRSACVRVQDRTVGEIGPGMVVLLGFGGNDDPDMVGGPVWNKFMQKLLGLRLFPDAGGPINASLADHGGGILVVSQFTLYADVKKGRRPSFSKAAQPGAALALYQSFVADLRRQWPQVAEGEFGADMDVSLVNWGPVTIWLDSDDL; encoded by the coding sequence ATGCGGGCGGTTCTGCAGCGGGTGCGTTCGGCTTGCGTCCGTGTCCAGGACCGCACCGTGGGCGAGATCGGGCCGGGCATGGTCGTCCTGCTCGGCTTCGGCGGCAACGACGATCCGGACATGGTCGGCGGACCCGTCTGGAACAAATTCATGCAGAAGCTCCTCGGCCTGCGTCTTTTTCCCGACGCGGGCGGCCCCATCAACGCGAGCCTGGCCGATCACGGCGGCGGCATCCTGGTGGTTTCGCAGTTCACCCTCTATGCCGACGTCAAAAAGGGGCGCCGCCCCTCATTTTCCAAGGCTGCCCAGCCCGGGGCCGCCTTGGCCCTGTACCAGTCCTTCGTAGCCGATCTGCGTCGGCAATGGCCGCAGGTAGCCGAAGGCGAATTCGGCGCGGACATGGACGTGTCCCTGGTCAACTGGGGCCCTGTCACGATCTGGCTCGACAGCGACGATTTGTAA
- a CDS encoding CgeB family protein has product MVAEMDYTAELVQGTEGSTDVRILRDGRAQHLGGRRGRENELRRVAEIPAEGVLPVFLGAGLGAGLANLLDRTSGPVAVVDAEEPIGALTGVPGKWRDDPRILWVAEDDPDVALSRLTRWQLRHGGLPFAPVRDPFYARLRPGLYRELADRLDISLKFDFWNRARYPKFRSTVPRVMLLTSSYFLMGELEAACTRLGYATSLVQLPSQEVGSQEFVESILAEILSFRPDFVLTINHLGVDKEGILTALLARMELPLASWFVDNPHLILYVYENLASDWVTLFTWDVDNIESLKAQGFSRVHYLPLATDPHRFAHAPNTAPARDVSFVGNSMLYKVRAKLRHYDFPPVLLADLEELGRAFMLSGALSVARFLEEERPMYVEAFRALPDVDARLAFETLITWQATLLYRLERVRELLPFKPLLVGDPGWHEILPQPGWTYHRELNYYADLPGFYPATRINFNCTSQQMKGAVNQRVFDVPVCGGFLLTDHRRQMEALFEPGREIVCYQDPGEISGLVRHYLSHDGERARIVQAARTRILAEHTYDLRLKSLVRTMRSIYG; this is encoded by the coding sequence ATGGTCGCCGAAATGGATTACACCGCCGAGCTTGTGCAGGGCACTGAAGGTTCCACGGATGTGCGCATCCTGCGGGACGGCCGCGCCCAGCATCTGGGCGGCAGGCGAGGCCGTGAGAACGAGCTGCGCCGCGTGGCGGAAATTCCGGCCGAAGGGGTCCTGCCGGTCTTTTTGGGGGCGGGGCTCGGAGCCGGGCTGGCCAATCTGCTCGATCGGACTTCCGGGCCGGTGGCCGTGGTCGATGCCGAAGAGCCCATCGGCGCCCTGACCGGAGTGCCTGGTAAATGGCGTGACGATCCCCGCATATTATGGGTTGCCGAAGACGACCCAGACGTGGCCCTGAGCCGCTTGACCCGCTGGCAGCTCCGGCACGGCGGCCTTCCTTTCGCCCCGGTCCGGGACCCTTTCTACGCGCGTCTGAGGCCGGGCCTGTACCGTGAGCTTGCAGACCGTCTGGACATAAGCCTCAAGTTCGATTTCTGGAACCGGGCACGCTACCCCAAGTTTCGCTCCACGGTCCCGCGCGTGATGCTCTTGACCAGCTCCTATTTTCTGATGGGCGAGCTTGAGGCCGCCTGCACCCGTCTCGGCTACGCGACCTCTCTGGTGCAGTTGCCGAGTCAGGAGGTGGGCAGCCAGGAATTCGTCGAATCCATCCTCGCGGAAATTTTGTCCTTTCGTCCGGATTTCGTGCTGACCATCAACCATCTGGGCGTGGACAAGGAGGGCATCCTGACGGCGCTTCTGGCGCGCATGGAGCTTCCCCTGGCGTCCTGGTTCGTCGACAACCCGCACCTCATCCTTTACGTTTACGAAAATCTGGCCTCGGATTGGGTCACGCTCTTCACCTGGGACGTGGACAACATCGAGTCCCTGAAGGCGCAAGGGTTTTCGCGCGTTCACTACCTGCCCCTGGCAACCGATCCGCACCGCTTCGCCCACGCCCCGAACACGGCTCCGGCGCGCGATGTCTCCTTTGTCGGCAACTCGATGCTTTACAAGGTGCGCGCCAAGCTGCGGCATTACGATTTTCCGCCCGTTCTTCTGGCCGATCTGGAGGAACTCGGGCGCGCCTTCATGCTCAGCGGAGCCCTGTCCGTGGCCCGGTTTCTGGAAGAGGAGCGGCCCATGTACGTGGAGGCTTTCAGGGCCCTGCCGGACGTGGACGCCCGGCTCGCCTTCGAGACCCTGATCACCTGGCAGGCGACCCTTTTATACCGCCTGGAGCGCGTGCGGGAGCTGCTGCCCTTCAAGCCGCTTCTTGTCGGAGACCCGGGCTGGCACGAGATTCTGCCGCAGCCCGGCTGGACCTACCATCGCGAACTCAACTACTACGCCGATCTGCCCGGGTTTTATCCGGCCACGCGCATCAACTTCAACTGCACCAGCCAGCAGATGAAGGGCGCGGTCAATCAGCGCGTCTTCGACGTGCCGGTCTGCGGCGGATTCTTGCTCACCGACCACCGGCGGCAGATGGAAGCGCTCTTCGAGCCTGGCCGGGAGATCGTCTGCTATCAGGACCCGGGCGAGATTTCCGGGCTCGTGCGCCATTACCTGAGTCATGACGGCGAGCGCGCAAGAATTGTCCAGGCCGCTCGTACCCGCATTCTGGCCGAACACACCTACGACCTGCGCTTAAAGTCCCTGGTCCGGACCATGCGCTCTATCTACGGTTAG
- a CDS encoding glycosyltransferase family 9 protein, with protein MKKPILVIQMQRMGDLILSFPLFLWLERAFPGHPVWVMAEPSFAVPLVRLSPQVRYFSHGQEGELRRQAFHLVINLSHRAQSMELAGSLHCDALVGGYIRDGVTRIEGDWQEYRASLTHNNRHNHFHWADLNALGVIPRKIMEQTRWPGPRDMPHGIRHIGLFLGASQPDKRPSAAFWVELVEELERRGFVPVLLGGPGERELCREVLRLVARPVASACGSLGLDAFAMFGQTLAAMITPDTGPMHLAAWSGLKVLNLSMGPVHAFETGPYQPGHVVLRSSGDCVGCWRCRFELPRCHRRFKPVRVVRVLEAMLGRKGKLTGLRLPGLEILASGRKDGLYDLIPLSVRPKAGQKLSAYWQAFWLYAFGLGSRDECLAEAGNLREAHDALVRVMAVGALRFFRTASSTADPERLVREWDHAALALRPLSGYAAVHLSNHDCSPASRRRVLALAEDHLEFLRPS; from the coding sequence GTGAAGAAGCCCATCCTGGTCATCCAGATGCAGCGCATGGGGGACCTGATCCTGTCCTTCCCTCTTTTTTTATGGCTGGAGCGGGCATTTCCCGGTCATCCGGTCTGGGTCATGGCCGAGCCGAGTTTTGCCGTGCCGCTTGTGCGCCTGAGTCCGCAGGTTCGTTACTTCAGTCATGGGCAGGAAGGGGAGCTGCGGCGGCAGGCATTTCATCTGGTCATAAATCTGAGTCACCGCGCCCAAAGCATGGAGCTGGCCGGGAGCCTGCATTGCGATGCGCTGGTGGGCGGATACATCCGGGATGGCGTGACCCGCATCGAGGGCGACTGGCAGGAATACCGGGCGTCGCTGACGCACAACAACCGGCACAACCACTTTCATTGGGCCGATCTGAACGCCCTCGGCGTGATTCCGCGCAAAATCATGGAGCAAACCCGCTGGCCCGGGCCGCGCGACATGCCGCACGGCATCCGTCACATTGGTCTTTTTCTCGGCGCGAGCCAGCCGGACAAGCGGCCCAGTGCCGCGTTTTGGGTCGAGCTTGTCGAAGAACTCGAACGGCGAGGGTTCGTGCCTGTCCTGCTTGGCGGGCCCGGAGAGCGTGAGCTGTGCCGCGAGGTGCTGCGCCTCGTCGCACGTCCGGTGGCCAGCGCCTGCGGTAGCCTGGGGCTGGATGCTTTTGCCATGTTCGGCCAGACTCTGGCCGCCATGATAACCCCCGATACGGGCCCCATGCATCTGGCGGCCTGGTCGGGGCTCAAGGTACTCAATCTGTCCATGGGGCCGGTGCATGCCTTCGAGACCGGCCCGTACCAGCCGGGGCACGTGGTGCTGCGCAGTTCAGGGGATTGCGTGGGCTGCTGGCGCTGCCGCTTTGAACTTCCGCGTTGCCACCGGCGCTTCAAGCCCGTGCGGGTGGTGCGCGTCCTTGAAGCCATGCTCGGGCGCAAGGGCAAGCTGACCGGCCTGCGGCTTCCCGGACTTGAGATTCTGGCCAGCGGCCGAAAGGACGGCCTCTATGATCTGATCCCGCTCTCCGTCCGTCCCAAGGCCGGTCAGAAGCTGTCCGCATATTGGCAGGCTTTCTGGCTGTATGCTTTTGGGCTTGGCTCCCGGGATGAATGCCTGGCCGAGGCCGGGAATCTGCGTGAAGCCCATGACGCCCTGGTGCGGGTCATGGCGGTCGGAGCGCTGCGATTTTTTCGCACAGCGAGCAGCACCGCCGACCCTGAGCGGCTTGTGCGCGAATGGGATCACGCAGCCCTGGCTTTGCGCCCTTTGAGCGGGTACGCCGCTGTCCATCTGTCCAATCATGACTGCTCCCCGGCTAGCCGCAGGCGCGTGCTGGCCCTGGCCGAGGACCATCTCGAATTTCTTCGCCCATCGTGA